The window TTTATTCCTCCAGACAATCTCCTGGGTTAACACGAAGTGTCGGTACGCTAAATTTATCGCTTGAAAACACAGGATTAAATGCCGCGGCACTATCGTCTGGAGAGACTCTATCACGGATCCATGAGGAGGACGGCGAGGAAGATGGTGTAAGTGTTTGCTATGAGCCCCCCGGAACAGTGGGGCGTGTTGGTGAGGATGACTTGCACCGAAACATGAAGCGGTGGATTTCGTTTTCTCCGAAATATGATAAAAAGCTGAAGAGGACTGCAAGTAAATCCGAGGTAAGAACACCCCTGATACCAGTGAACTTTCGATCACTTGAGAATGATTCCAATATACAAAGATTGTGGATGGGATCAGCAGCAAGTCCATTCggaaacaaaagaaaaatgcGGAAACCACTAGAACCACTCCAATCATTCACGGATGTAAAACCAGACCAATCAGCATTCCAACAGAAAGGTCTTATATCGAAATTACATTCTAGTTTATTCCCACAGAAGCTGGCTATTCCGGATACCCCCGTAAAAAGATCACCGCATTCTTCTATAATGGACTCACCGATGGACTCATCTACGTATCATTCTTTGACCACTGTTCACGATTCCAAGTTTTTAAAGCATTCCCCCCCAGTAATACCACCTAGTATGTCTCCCATAAATAGTTCTCCGACCCATCCCCTTAGATTACAGCGACCTTGCAGTGCAAGAGACCACCATATGCAAAGGAAAAAACGATCTaaagttattaaaaacaCGGAGTTGGCAAATAAGCTGCAACAATTCACAGATGATTTGTTTGGAAATAGTGATGAGGATCCACTCTTTAATTCTTCACCTCTGGAAGGTTCAAAGAAGCCAGAAGTTCTACTGAATGCGATGAAGTCATACCACCAGTCACCCACAAGATTTACTTTACAACATTCACAGTGCAAACATATGACCAAACACCGATCAATCAACGCCACCTTGCGTAATCCGGATGAACATCTCTCCACCAGGTTTTCGTATGTGACTATGATTGGAAAGGGCCAATTTTCTACAGTATACCAAGTATGTTTCCCAGAAACGCAAATGAAATACGCTATTAAGAGCATGGCGCCAAAAAAGCACAATCTCAAAAGTCGCATTATACAGGAAATAAGGTTACTTTCAGAAATCAGCGCCGAAACACGAGATGACGAAGGAAAGGAGTATATCATCCAGTTTATATCCTCATGGGAATATCAGGGATCGTTTTACCTCATGACCGAACTATGTGAAAACGGTAATTTGgatcaatttcttcaggAGCAGCTGGTAGCACGCTCCAGACGATTAGAAGATTGGAggatttggaaaataataGTAGAGATTTGCCTTGCCTTGAGATTCATACATGACTCATGCTCTATTGTACACTTAGATCTTAAGCCAGCAAATATCATGATCACCTTCGAAGGAACTTTGAAATTAGGCGACCTTGGCATGGCCACCAAGTTGCCGCTGGTTGacaaaaattttgaaaacgAGGGTGACAGAGAATATATTGCCCCTGAGATAATATCTGATAGCATATATGACTTTAAAGCGGATATTTTCTCTCTAGGCTTAATCATTGTAGAAATCGCTGCAAACGTCGTTTTACCTGATAACGGCAATGCATGGCATAAGCTCAGATCTGGTGACCTCTCTGACGCAGGTCGACTGAGCAGCACCGAAATATATTCAGACTCTATTTTCTCATCCAATAACATAAACAATACCCATCTCACAGATACAACCCGCCCCAGTTATAGTGTGGGTAGTGGTCTAATCAAAACTAATACCCCTGCATGGGTGCCTAGGTTCCTGATCGACACCGACTCTCTTGAAAGAATGGTCATCTGGATGATCGAGCCAGATTACAGAAAACGCCCTAGTGCAAAAGAAATCCTGCAGACAGAAGAGTGCCAGTATGTGGAACTAACCAGAAAAGCTGGCGCCGTTATCCAAGAAGATGACTTTGGTCCCAAGCCTGAATTTTTTGCCTAAGAGCATCTCTGCGTAAGCTTCCTTGAAACTTTTTGTTACGtagtttttgtttaaagCCCATGAACTTAAATAGTGAAAACCCTGCAAAAATGTGGGATTGACTGGCCAATATACAATCTTAGTAGATCACAGACATAGGGAGGTTTCTTTGTTATTTCATAAGCGATCGGAGAGTACCAACCGTTCTATAGAGAATAGTCATTTCTTTTATCAATGATTTCCAATTAAAGCAAATCAACAGCCCTAAAAGTTCCCTGTTCAAGCGCGTTTATCGTCTCCGAACGCGCTACAGATTGCAAAGTGACAGACAGAGACAGACAGCACGATCCTGAACAATTACGAAGTACTTAAGTAGCAACATGTAGACGGTTGCATATGGtcctttttgatatataaGACAATTACTAAGGATGTGTACCGGCCGCTAGGCCGCTGGGCTGGTAGGATTGCTCAGATGTAAGCGAAGCTTCATATTAATCCTCTGGGGAATGAATGGACTTGATTAAAGGGTGGCATTCGTTATATGTAGATTGCTGTGGATCTATCTACGTCCAGTAGGATACATTGTTAGCTGCATATTAGTAATGAATATTCAAACACTGTTGAATGCTAGATGGTATCTGAAAATAATTCAATGACTTTAGTGAACGTGAACAATGGGAATCTTTCTAGGGAAACAACGTATACTGCTTACTGCCTTTAAGTAAAGCAAACAATAAGCAAGAGGTGTGCCCACAGGGGGAAGCCTCCGCTTTTCCTCTTTGGCAGTATTCTTCCGACTGTAATTAAACAAGCTTGTGTACCCAACCAACCTAGGGTCGGAGAACCCACAGGACGTCTACGTGCGTGTGAGTATTGAAGCTAATTAATTgttaatgatatatatattaccaACATAATATACCGCTATAAAAACGGAAAAACGAcatttttatatatctAAAATGTTAACAAGGGTGAAACGCTGGATATAGTAACATGTACATGACTTGCTGCAtgattccaaatattgctAGATTAGATACCTAGCTTGGTTCTTCTCCAGTGTCTTCTCTTGGCATTGTAACGGATGGTGTTGTTGGTCTTCAATCTGAACCATTGTGGTAATGGTCTATTTTGGTTCTTAGCCTTAGCCAACTTTTGTTTAATCTTAAAAGACTTTTTAGCCTGgtttaaaaaaataatatcgtTAGTAAACTTGTTCATCCATGTCGTACCTCCCAATTACACGGAAAACTTCAGGGACCAATAATTCATCTCGCAATTCTCGAGGACATATGCACTTCTGATATTGCTGCAACTCATACCAACAAAAAACGTCCCGCTTTTACAGCAGCTGGACAGCCGCCTCCTATACAAGCATAATCTTCAAGCTAGCAGTTTTCCACCTGTTCCTTATATCTCCTTGAAGCAATTTGCACAACCGACCCTCCCGTCATATCTTGCgaacattaaaaaaatccaTCAATACCACTATCGCTGTTTAGGTCCCAGACTAGTTTCCCATCACTTGGTTTTCTGATCTTATCATATCTTGTAATCTAACTATAACACATACAGCCATCTTCCTAATTATCGCTATGGTTTCTCTTACCTGCAGTGCAATATTAACGAATGTAGAGCGTAGCttcttttctgttttcGCTTGAGGCCTGGCGCTGCAGTTACAGTAGGAACCAGTGTGGGGGCGGCGGGCTGCCTGAGAGCGGTCAGCCTAGCGAGCACCTAGGCTTGGAGAGAAGCTGCCTGTCTGTCCCGCCAACAGCGGCGATGGCGGGGGTTCCGCCCAGCCTAGGTGCTCGCTAGGCTGAGTGTCCTCCTCGCTGTGCCCCCAAACACTGAAACtagaaaaaaaatccaGTATTCGTGGTGGTGCGAGACGGAAAACAAGGACATGTACACCCATATCCCACATCAATATTGGGGATTTTTCGCATGTCCGCGTCAGGGGTGCATCTGTACATTACACTATAAAAAGCAGTCACATGAAATTCGTTGACTCTCGGACAGTCGCCACCGGGCCGCCAGCTCCAGCCCCGCGGGATGGAGggatttggaatttttcaCATCCTAGAATCGGTTAACTGTAGACGTTAAGACAGAGAGCATTAGTTGTTTATAATTGACAGATAAATCCACCGAGAATCATAAGCAGCAATGACCAGAAGTTCCGTTCTAGCAGACGCTTTGAATGCCATCAACAATGCCGAAAAAGCCGGTAAGCGTCAGGTTTTGATTAGACCATCTTCCAAGGTTATTATCAAGTTCTTGCAAGTTATGCAGAAGCACGGTTACATCGGTGAATTTGAATACATCGATGACCACAGATCTGGTAAGATCGTTGTTCAGTTGAACGGTAGATTGAACAAATGTGGTGTTATCTCCCCAAGGTTCAACATCAAGATTAACGATGTTGAGAAGTGGACTGCCAATTTATTGCCAGCCAGACAATTCGGTTACATTATATTGACCACCTCTGCGGGAATTATGGACCACGAGGAGGCCCACAGAAAGCACGTCTCTGGTAAGATCTTGGGTTTTGTATA is drawn from Eremothecium cymbalariae DBVPG#7215 chromosome 8, complete sequence and contains these coding sequences:
- the SWE1 gene encoding tyrosine protein kinase SWE1 (similar to Ashbya gossypii AEL149C) → MASGHSSITAMDQSPFIRTHHNISPTLQFNQGIQEDDELSDFDLDSETREFSNASNNLRFYSSRQSPGLTRSVGTLNLSLENTGLNAAALSSGETLSRIHEEDGEEDGVSVCYEPPGTVGRVGEDDLHRNMKRWISFSPKYDKKLKRTASKSEVRTPLIPVNFRSLENDSNIQRLWMGSAASPFGNKRKMRKPLEPLQSFTDVKPDQSAFQQKGLISKLHSSLFPQKLAIPDTPVKRSPHSSIMDSPMDSSTYHSLTTVHDSKFLKHSPPVIPPSMSPINSSPTHPLRLQRPCSARDHHMQRKKRSKVIKNTELANKLQQFTDDLFGNSDEDPLFNSSPLEGSKKPEVLLNAMKSYHQSPTRFTLQHSQCKHMTKHRSINATLRNPDEHLSTRFSYVTMIGKGQFSTVYQVCFPETQMKYAIKSMAPKKHNLKSRIIQEIRLLSEISAETRDDEGKEYIIQFISSWEYQGSFYLMTELCENGNLDQFLQEQLVARSRRLEDWRIWKIIVEICLALRFIHDSCSIVHLDLKPANIMITFEGTLKLGDLGMATKLPLVDKNFENEGDREYIAPEIISDSIYDFKADIFSLGLIIVEIAANVVLPDNGNAWHKLRSGDLSDAGRLSSTEIYSDSIFSSNNINNTHLTDTTRPSYSVGSGLIKTNTPAWVPRFLIDTDSLERMVIWMIEPDYRKRPSAKEILQTEECQYVELTRKAGAVIQEDDFGPKPEFFA
- the RPL39 gene encoding 60S ribosomal protein eL39 (similar to Ashbya gossypii AEL150W 1-intron); amino-acid sequence: MAAKKSFKIKQKLAKAKNQNRPLPQWFRLKTNNTIRYNAKRRHWRRTKLGI
- the RPS22A gene encoding 40S ribosomal protein uS8 (similar to Ashbya gossypii AFR579W /AEL151C); its protein translation is MTRSSVLADALNAINNAEKAGKRQVLIRPSSKVIIKFLQVMQKHGYIGEFEYIDDHRSGKIVVQLNGRLNKCGVISPRFNIKINDVEKWTANLLPARQFGYIILTTSAGIMDHEEAHRKHVSGKILGFVY